One bacterium genomic window carries:
- the rsxE gene encoding electron transport complex subunit RsxE, which yields MKSEVIKGFFRENPVFVLMLGLCPSLAVSVSVKNAVGMGLAATFVLVGSNAFISLFNRFFPSKIRIPCFIVVIATFVTVVEMVMGAYLPALNQSLGIFIPLIVVNCIILGRAEAFAQRNMLLPSILDGLGMGLGFGMALLIIASIREVLGSGTFWGIRIAEAYAPEGYMAPASVMVMAPGAFFVIAFIMAYMNWRRARRLARNV from the coding sequence ATGAAAAGCGAGGTGATAAAGGGGTTCTTCCGCGAGAACCCGGTCTTCGTGCTCATGCTGGGGCTCTGCCCCTCCCTCGCTGTTTCAGTCTCGGTCAAGAACGCCGTCGGCATGGGGCTCGCCGCCACGTTCGTGCTCGTCGGCTCCAACGCGTTCATCTCCCTGTTCAACCGCTTCTTCCCCTCGAAGATACGCATCCCGTGCTTCATAGTGGTGATCGCCACCTTCGTCACGGTCGTGGAGATGGTGATGGGGGCGTATCTGCCGGCGCTCAACCAGTCGCTGGGCATCTTCATTCCGCTGATCGTGGTCAACTGTATAATATTGGGTCGCGCAGAGGCTTTCGCGCAGCGCAACATGCTTCTCCCCTCGATACTGGACGGCCTGGGCATGGGGCTGGGTTTTGGCATGGCGCTGCTCATCATAGCATCCATACGCGAGGTGCTGGGGTCGGGCACGTTCTGGGGTATCAGGATCGCCGAGGCCTATGCGCCGGAGGGCTACATGGCGCCGGCGTCGGTCATGGTCATGGCCCCGGGGGCTTTCTTCGTGAT